One stretch of Paenibacillus sp. AN1007 DNA includes these proteins:
- the secE gene encoding preprotein translocase subunit SecE, with protein MKRSFKSLISFFSESWAELKKVRWPNRKELTNYTLIVLGTVVVMTLFFWVVDIGISAVIEAII; from the coding sequence GTGAAACGTAGTTTCAAATCTCTGATTTCCTTTTTCTCTGAAAGCTGGGCTGAACTTAAAAAGGTTCGCTGGCCTAATCGTAAAGAGCTGACGAACTACACGTTAATCGTACTTGGTACTGTTGTGGTTATGACGCTGTTTTTTTGGGTCGTAGATATCGGCATCTCCGCTGTGATCGAAGCGATTATTTAA
- the nusG gene encoding transcription termination/antitermination protein NusG: protein MEKRWYVVHTYSGYENKVKANLEKRVESMGMEDKIFRVLVPMEEEVVNKDGKKKTVMRKVYPGYVLVEMVQTDDSWYVVRNTPGVTGFVGSTGSGSKPTALLPEEVEQILKHMGMVEPKPKIEFDIKESVRIKVGPFANFVGSVEEILVDKSKLKVHVNMFGRETPLELEYTQVEKI, encoded by the coding sequence ATGGAAAAAAGATGGTACGTCGTTCATACCTATTCAGGGTATGAAAATAAGGTCAAAGCCAATTTGGAAAAACGCGTAGAGTCCATGGGCATGGAAGACAAGATTTTCCGCGTTCTTGTTCCGATGGAAGAAGAAGTGGTGAACAAAGACGGTAAGAAAAAAACCGTTATGCGTAAAGTTTACCCCGGTTATGTCTTGGTCGAAATGGTTCAGACGGATGATTCTTGGTATGTTGTTCGCAATACACCGGGTGTTACCGGCTTTGTCGGTTCGACAGGTTCCGGTTCCAAACCAACAGCTCTGCTGCCAGAAGAAGTGGAACAAATTCTGAAGCACATGGGTATGGTTGAACCTAAGCCTAAAATTGAATTCGATATTAAGGAATCCGTACGAATCAAAGTCGGTCCTTTTGCGAATTTTGTGGGCTCCGTGGAAGAGATTTTGGTAGACAAAAGCAAGCTGAAGGTACACGTCAACATGTTTGGACGGGAAACGCCGCTTGAGTTGGAATACACCCAAGTGGAGAAGATATAG